In Sphingobacterium zeae, one genomic interval encodes:
- a CDS encoding FAD-binding and (Fe-S)-binding domain-containing protein, with protein sequence MKDQNQLALLASQLKGELYYTHETKDQTMLLAYSTDASVYQEKPLAVAIPADIDDIKKLIDFARQNKVTIIPRTAGTSLAGQVVGHGIIMDISRYFNHIIELNVEEQWVRVQPGVIRDDLNNYLKPFGLMFGPETSTASRAMVGGMIGNNSSGLHSIVWGDTRHNLISANVLLDDCSEVTFEAVDEAAYFKKLLLAGREGDIYRNMNELLTDPQHLSAIETGYPKRSITRRNTGYALDILSDRSAPFNMCNLLAGSEGTLAVVTEAKLKLMPLPPPELGLLCVHFADMVECMHGNVVALAHKPEASELVDKYIMDFTVGHPTYKYNRFFIEGDPQALLIVEFRGHTAAETAAKAMALKADLVARGLGYAYPYITGMEQTNLVWDVRKAGLGLIRNLPGDSQPVNLIEDCAVSPEDLPAYVSDIQKLLMEEGVHASYYAHAGAGELHIEPFVNLKTAAGKRTFRSILEKTSDLVLKYNGSLSGEHGDGRLRGEFIGKVLGEKVYKLLEDVKYIFDPQGVFNANKIVNTPPMDAHLRYDNDSNRTEIKTYFDFFKDESILRLAEKCSGSGDCRKTEITGGTMCPSFMATRDEKDTTRARANMLRQFLTNSTKKNRFDHEEIKEVMDLCLSCKGCKTECPSSVDVAKMKAEFLQHYYDEHGAGFRTKLIANFTQSQKLGSWVAPLYNFVVKNDFLSGLVKKTVGFAPRRSLPTVNGTTLSQWVKTQGPIRDAKRKVYLFSDEFTEYNDAEIGIIAYKLLSALGYEVIIPKHVQSGRTYLSKGFVKEAKKIANKNIHFLKGLITDETPLLGVEPSGIITFRDEYLSLVDDDIRIEAQNIAKNALMIDEFLLTEMKAGRIRPEQFTTAARKIKLHGHCYQKAFHLVTVTEQVLSFPTNFSVETIPSGCCGMAGSFGYEAEHYDVSMKVAELVLLPAVRKTEADTLIAAAGTSCRHQIKDGVGRKSYHPVEILYDALLK encoded by the coding sequence ATTAAAAAATTAATTGATTTTGCGCGCCAGAATAAGGTCACTATCATACCACGTACTGCTGGCACTTCCTTGGCAGGCCAGGTAGTCGGCCATGGTATTATTATGGATATTTCCCGTTATTTTAACCATATTATTGAGCTTAATGTTGAAGAGCAGTGGGTTCGAGTTCAACCGGGGGTGATTCGCGATGACTTAAACAACTATCTTAAGCCTTTTGGGCTGATGTTTGGTCCTGAAACTTCAACGGCGAGCCGTGCTATGGTAGGTGGAATGATTGGTAATAACTCTTCGGGTCTGCATTCTATTGTTTGGGGCGATACAAGGCACAATTTGATTTCAGCCAATGTACTGCTGGACGACTGTTCTGAAGTAACCTTTGAAGCAGTTGATGAAGCAGCCTATTTTAAGAAATTATTATTAGCCGGCCGTGAGGGGGATATCTATCGTAATATGAATGAATTATTGACAGATCCACAGCATTTAAGCGCAATTGAAACCGGCTATCCGAAGCGATCGATCACAAGAAGAAATACAGGTTACGCGCTGGATATTTTAAGTGATCGTTCGGCTCCTTTTAATATGTGTAATTTATTGGCCGGTTCTGAAGGTACGCTGGCTGTCGTTACAGAAGCTAAACTTAAATTAATGCCCTTGCCTCCTCCTGAATTAGGTTTGCTCTGTGTTCATTTTGCCGACATGGTAGAATGTATGCATGGTAATGTTGTGGCTTTAGCGCACAAGCCGGAAGCTTCCGAATTAGTGGATAAATACATCATGGATTTTACAGTTGGGCATCCAACGTACAAGTATAATCGCTTTTTTATAGAAGGCGATCCGCAAGCGCTATTGATTGTGGAGTTTAGGGGGCATACAGCGGCCGAAACAGCAGCGAAAGCGATGGCATTGAAAGCCGATCTCGTTGCGCGTGGCCTTGGTTATGCTTATCCCTATATTACGGGTATGGAACAGACGAATTTAGTTTGGGATGTGCGCAAAGCGGGACTCGGTTTAATCCGTAATTTGCCTGGGGACAGTCAGCCCGTAAATTTGATTGAAGATTGTGCTGTTTCGCCTGAGGACCTACCTGCTTATGTGAGCGATATTCAAAAGCTTTTGATGGAAGAGGGCGTGCATGCATCATATTACGCGCACGCGGGAGCGGGAGAGCTGCATATTGAACCGTTCGTGAATTTAAAAACAGCAGCAGGGAAGCGTACTTTTCGTTCAATCCTCGAAAAAACCAGCGATCTTGTATTAAAATATAACGGTTCACTGAGTGGTGAGCATGGTGATGGTCGTTTGCGCGGAGAGTTTATTGGCAAAGTGCTTGGCGAAAAAGTTTACAAATTGCTTGAAGATGTAAAATATATCTTTGATCCACAGGGCGTTTTTAATGCTAATAAGATTGTCAACACGCCGCCAATGGATGCTCATTTACGTTATGACAACGATAGTAACCGAACAGAAATAAAGACCTATTTCGATTTTTTTAAAGATGAGTCTATTCTTCGGTTGGCAGAGAAGTGTTCTGGTTCGGGAGATTGCCGAAAGACTGAAATTACTGGTGGAACAATGTGTCCTTCGTTTATGGCTACGCGTGATGAAAAAGATACAACACGCGCACGGGCGAATATGTTAAGACAGTTTTTGACAAATTCCACCAAGAAAAACCGTTTCGATCATGAAGAGATTAAGGAGGTCATGGATCTGTGTCTAAGCTGCAAAGGCTGTAAAACGGAATGTCCCTCGAGTGTAGATGTGGCCAAAATGAAAGCCGAATTTTTACAGCACTATTATGATGAGCATGGCGCAGGGTTTAGAACAAAACTAATTGCTAATTTCACGCAGTCTCAGAAGTTGGGGTCGTGGGTCGCACCCCTTTATAATTTTGTTGTAAAAAATGATTTTCTGTCTGGCTTGGTCAAGAAAACTGTCGGGTTTGCACCGAGACGTTCGCTGCCTACAGTAAATGGAACAACCTTGAGCCAGTGGGTAAAAACACAAGGTCCTATCAGGGATGCCAAGCGTAAGGTCTATCTTTTCTCGGATGAGTTTACCGAATATAATGATGCAGAAATCGGTATTATAGCGTATAAATTGCTGAGTGCCTTGGGCTATGAAGTGATTATTCCAAAACATGTGCAAAGTGGACGGACATACCTTTCTAAAGGTTTTGTGAAAGAAGCAAAGAAAATTGCTAATAAAAATATACATTTTTTAAAGGGATTAATCACCGACGAAACCCCGCTTTTAGGGGTTGAACCATCAGGTATCATTACGTTTAGAGATGAATATTTAAGCCTGGTGGATGACGATATTCGTATTGAGGCGCAAAACATCGCTAAAAATGCATTGATGATCGATGAATTTTTACTGACAGAGATGAAAGCAGGACGTATTCGTCCAGAACAGTTTACAACGGCAGCAAGAAAAATCAAGCTTCATGGTCACTGTTACCAAAAGGCTTTCCATCTGGTTACTGTTACGGAACAGGTATTATCATTTCCGACGAATTTTAGCGTAGAGACAATTCCTTCTGGCTGCTGTGGTATGGCGGGTTCATTTGGTTATGAGGCCGAGCATTACGACGTTTCAATGAAAGTGGCCGAGCTGGTTTTGTTACCAGCTGTACGGAAAACGGAAGCCGATACTTTGATTGCCGCAGCAGGTACCTCTTGTAGACATCAAATCAAAGATGGGGTCGGAAGAAAATCTTATCATCCTGTGGAAATTTTATATGATGCTTTATTGAAATAA
- a CDS encoding DUF763 domain-containing protein yields MRKSGTADLPLHFGKVPAWLYERMASLGRSIVEVMLMDYGRDEVLRRLADPFWFQSFGAVLGMDWHSSGITTAVMGALKRAINPDAKSLGLYICGGKGKLSMQTPQELLQVSDRIGLNGSDLIRSSKLVAKVDNTAVQDGYQLYLHNFIVADNGNWSVVQQGMHEKDGTARRYHWHSEKIKSFVEEPHAGITGPSQGMIFNLTATEAAANRAGIMTLVGEDSFKVIQEFAKLAMPSHHDVRASDVNLKRLGAMLYVARESPLIDFEDLLLLKGIGPRTLQSLALVSEVIHGAPSRFKDPARFSFAHGGKDGHPFPVPLTIYDESIQILKKGIEKSKLGHSDKLKSVQKLHQLVLDSERNFEPQFDIQQIIAEEKRDSWKYGGRTVYGDAAPQRKNAHGLQLSLF; encoded by the coding sequence ATGAGGAAATCCGGTACTGCAGACCTTCCATTGCATTTTGGTAAAGTACCTGCGTGGCTTTACGAGCGTATGGCTTCTCTAGGGCGTTCAATCGTTGAAGTTATGCTCATGGATTATGGAAGGGATGAGGTTTTAAGGAGGCTTGCTGATCCATTTTGGTTTCAAAGCTTTGGAGCTGTTCTTGGCATGGACTGGCATTCCTCGGGGATTACAACGGCTGTTATGGGTGCATTAAAACGCGCTATTAATCCTGACGCCAAGTCATTGGGACTCTACATCTGCGGTGGAAAAGGCAAGTTGTCCATGCAAACCCCACAAGAACTGCTTCAGGTTTCTGATCGTATTGGATTAAATGGTAGCGACTTGATTCGCAGTAGCAAGCTTGTTGCGAAGGTGGATAACACAGCCGTTCAAGACGGTTACCAATTGTATTTACATAATTTTATCGTGGCAGATAATGGCAATTGGTCAGTCGTGCAGCAAGGTATGCATGAAAAAGATGGGACTGCCCGTCGTTACCATTGGCATTCTGAAAAGATTAAATCGTTTGTAGAGGAACCGCATGCGGGTATCACCGGTCCTTCACAGGGTATGATCTTCAATTTAACGGCTACTGAAGCGGCGGCAAACAGAGCGGGTATTATGACGTTGGTGGGAGAGGATTCGTTTAAAGTTATACAAGAATTCGCTAAATTGGCCATGCCATCTCATCACGATGTACGTGCCTCGGATGTCAATCTAAAAAGGTTGGGCGCTATGTTATACGTTGCTCGGGAAAGTCCACTTATTGATTTTGAAGATCTACTTCTTTTAAAGGGAATTGGCCCCCGTACGTTGCAATCATTGGCCTTAGTCAGCGAAGTAATTCATGGTGCACCATCCCGATTTAAAGATCCGGCTCGATTTTCTTTTGCTCATGGGGGAAAGGATGGTCACCCGTTTCCGGTTCCATTAACTATTTACGATGAAAGTATTCAGATTTTGAAAAAAGGCATTGAAAAATCTAAATTGGGTCATAGTGACAAATTAAAGTCCGTCCAGAAATTACATCAGTTGGTGTTGGATAGTGAACGAAATTTTGAGCCACAGTTTGATATTCAGCAAATTATTGCAGAGGAAAAGCGAGATTCCTGGAAATACGGTGGACGGACAGTTTACGGGGATGCAGCACCTCAAAGAAAGAATGCACATGGATTGCAACTCAGTCTTTTCTAG
- a CDS encoding efflux RND transporter periplasmic adaptor subunit yields the protein MKRVFMLASLAITLCQIGCTSKKEEKEEKEKFTATSPVQMDTTIRKDFVSQIRSFRNIELRAQEKGYLEQIFVDEGQFVHKGQLLFRIMPKMYEAEYRKSSAEVNVAEIEVQNTKTLADKNVVSPNELAMAKAKLEQAKAEAAIAKLHLSFTEIRAPFDGTIDRIPLKLGSLVDEGELLTSLSDNSEMLVYFNVSEPEYLSYQTNVSKRGDTHVGLLLANNELFSQSGMVETIESEFNSETGNIAFRAKFPNPNRLLKHGESGKVVMNFPLKQVLIIPQKATYEMQDRKYVYVVDKDGKLKSRHITIGNSLPDLYVVTSGLQKDDKFLLDGIQKAKEDEKVSYSFVQPKDAISNLKLKTE from the coding sequence ATGAAAAGAGTATTTATGCTCGCTAGTTTGGCTATTACCTTATGCCAAATCGGGTGTACTTCCAAAAAGGAAGAAAAGGAAGAAAAGGAGAAATTTACAGCGACCTCTCCGGTGCAAATGGACACCACTATCCGTAAGGACTTTGTTTCCCAGATTAGGTCTTTCCGAAATATTGAGCTTCGGGCTCAGGAGAAAGGCTATCTCGAGCAGATCTTCGTAGATGAAGGACAATTTGTCCACAAAGGGCAACTACTTTTTCGGATTATGCCGAAGATGTATGAGGCCGAATACCGTAAATCTTCGGCAGAGGTTAATGTGGCAGAAATTGAAGTTCAAAATACAAAAACGCTAGCTGATAAAAACGTCGTATCGCCCAATGAATTAGCGATGGCTAAAGCAAAGCTTGAACAGGCTAAGGCGGAGGCTGCGATTGCGAAATTGCATCTTTCCTTTACAGAAATCAGAGCACCTTTTGACGGAACTATCGACCGTATTCCGTTGAAACTGGGAAGTTTGGTGGATGAAGGTGAATTATTAACCAGTCTTTCCGACAATAGCGAGATGCTGGTTTATTTTAATGTTTCCGAACCAGAATATTTGAGCTATCAAACTAACGTTAGTAAACGCGGGGATACCCATGTGGGCCTGTTACTTGCCAATAATGAGCTATTTTCGCAAAGCGGTATGGTGGAGACGATAGAAAGTGAATTTAATAGCGAAACTGGAAATATTGCTTTTAGAGCGAAGTTTCCCAATCCAAACCGTCTTTTAAAACATGGGGAGAGCGGCAAGGTCGTCATGAATTTTCCGTTGAAACAGGTTTTAATTATACCACAGAAAGCGACATACGAAATGCAGGACCGTAAATATGTGTATGTCGTCGATAAGGATGGTAAATTAAAATCGCGTCATATCACAATTGGTAACTCCCTACCAGATTTGTATGTGGTAACGAGTGGGCTTCAAAAAGATGATAAATTTTTGTTGGACGGTATTCAGAAAGCGAAGGAAGATGAGAAGGTCAGTTACAGCTTTGTACAACCTAAAGACGCCATTTCCAATTTAAAATTAAAAACAGAATAG